The window CCACGCTTGTCGAGGACGACCTCGAGGCGGTGGTCCGTGGGCTGAAGGCTCGACTTGCTGGAGAAATCGCGGTCTCCGGACCTGCCCTGGCGCAAAGCCTGACCAACCTTGGCCTCATCGATGAGTATCGACTCTATCTGCACCCCGTCGCGCTGGGGCGCGGCACACCATTCTTCGCCGGCCCGCGGCCGCCGCTTCGCCTTGTGGCCAGCGATCGAGTTGGCGAGGACGTGATCAGGTTGACATACGTTCCTGCGTGATCGCGCGACTCGCATCGCCGCCGCTCATAGGCAAACGCCCGTAGGATGAGCCTGAGCGGCCGCGCAAACCTATGCGCGTAAATCCCGCGAAAAGCGGTGGCGTGCCATGCCTTTGCGAGGGGGGCAACGCCTCATGTCCGTGCTAGCATGATGACTGGTATGGTAGTATACCACGCAAAAATAGCCGCACATTTGGCGGACAGGGAGCAGCATGATCGATATCCGCATCACCCCTGATAAGAACGAGCTCGGCCGGCAGGCGGCAGCGCTAGGCGCCGAGACGATCCGTGCTGCGATTGCCCGCCATGGCGAGGCGACGATCATCGTCGCCACCGGCGCGAGCCAGTTCGAGATGCTGCAGAACCTCGTCGCGGCCGAGGGCATCGACTGGTCGAAGGTCACCGCCTTCCATCTCGACGAATATGTCGGCCTGCCGGAAAGCCACCCGGCGAGCTTCCGCGGTTATCTGAAAGAGCGCTTCCTAGCGCCGCTCGCGGTCAAGCCGGCCTTCGTTCCGGTCAATGGTGAGGGCGATCCCACCGCCGAGACGAAGCGCCTCAATGCTTTGATCGCCGGGCGGCGCATCGATCTTTGCTTCGCCGGTTTCGGCGAGAACTGCCATCTCGCCTTCAATGATCCGCCTGCCGATTTCGAGACGAACGAGCCTTATATCGTCGTCACCCTCGACGAGGCCTGCCGGAACCAGCAATTCGGCGAGGGCTGGTTCGAGAGCCTCAAGGCGGTGCCGGAGCAGGCGATCTCGATGAGTATCCGCCAGATCCTGAAGAGCGAGCTGATCATCCTGTCGGTACCGGACACCCGCAAGGCGCAGGCGGTGAAGGATGCCCTCGAAGGCGAGATCACGCCGCTGCACCCGGCCTCGATCCTTCAGCGCCATCCCAACACGGTGCTGTTCCTCGATCCGCCGGCCGCCTCGCTGCTGAAAAAGGGTTGAGGGCAGATGCCCGTCTCGCCCGGCCTCGTCGACCTCCAGATCAACGGCTTCGCCGGTGTCGATTTCAATGATCCGGCGATCACGGCGGCCGATCTCGACCGAGCGCTGGAGGCGATGCTGGCGACCGGCGTCACGCACTGTCTGCCGACGATCATTACCGCCCATCCGCATGAGCTCATCGAGCGGTTCTGGGCGCTGGATGAAGCCGTCGCTGGGAGCCGGCTCGGGCCATTGATGTGCCCGGGCTATCATCTCGAAGGCCCGTTCCTGAACCCGGCGCCCGGCTATCACGGCTGCCACCCGCCCCAGGCAATGACGGCGGCACGGCCGGAGCTGATCGCTGAGGTCGAGCGCGGCCTGTCGCGGCCGATCCTGATGGTGACGCTCGCCGCCGAGCGCGAAGGCGCGGTCGCCCTGACGAAGGTGCTGGCGGACGCCGGCAAGATCGTCGCCATCGGGCATTCGGCGGCCGATTTCGATCAGGTCTCGGCCGCGGCCGATGCGGGCTTGTCGCTCTCGACCCATCTCGGCAATGGCCTGCCGCAGACGCTGCACAAGCTCGCCAATCCGATCTTCGCCCAGCTCGCCGAGGACCGGCTGATGGCCGGCTTCATCGCCGACGGCATCCATGTCCACCCCAGGGCACTCGCCGCGCTGATCCGGGCCAAGGGCTTCGAGCGCTCGATCCTGGTGACCGATGCGGTGGTGGCCGCCGCCGCGCCGGTCGGTCGCTATCATTTCGCCGGCATGGCCGTCGATCGCATGCCGGATGGCTCGGTCCGGCAGGAAGCGGGCCTGCTCGCCGGCTCGGCGCTCTGCCTGGATGAGGCGGTGCGCAATGTCGTCGCCTGGTGCATCGCGACGCCGGAGCAGGCCTTTGCCATGGCGGGAAGCCACGCGCTCGCCGCGATCCGGCCGGCGCTCGAGACGCATGGCATCGCGCTTGCGGAGGGCGAGGTCGAGTGGTCGGATGATCTTTTCGTCCGGCGGGTTCGCCTCGCCGATCAGGAACGTCGCTACGACGCATGAGTGCCGCTGGAACGGCGCAATAACAAGAGGGGAAGGCAATGACCAAGCATCTTCATGGCATCGACCGCCGCACCGTGCTCGGCGGCCTCGGCGCGCTTGCCGCCGGCGGCCCGGCGCTTGCCGCTTCGCCGCCGCTGCCGACCAGCCCGGTCGTGATCAGCGTCATGGATGTCGGCGGCGCGCTCGCGCTGATGCAGAAGGCCTTCGAGGACTACCGCGCTGCCAATCCCAAGCTGGTCTCGCGCATCGCCTTCGTGAAGGCGCCGGCGCCCGAGCTCGCCAGCAAGCTCAAGGCGCAGCAGGATGCCGGCAAGGTCGATCTCGACCTGATCCTGACCGGCAGTGACGGCCTTGCCGCCGGCCTCGACCAGAAGCTCTGGCAGAAGATCCTGCCCGACTTTGCTGACAAGTTCCCGAACATCGAGGCCAATTACGAGCCGGCGGCGCTCAACCTGCACAAGGTGCAGGGCGATGGCTTCGGCGTCGTCGTCAACTACTATCCCTCCGGCCCGTTGCTCGAATACATGCCGGACCGGGTCAAGAGCCCGCCGACCACGGCCGAGGAGCTCCTCGCCTGGGCCAAGGCCAACCCGAACAAGTTCATGTATGCCCGCCCGACCAATTCCGGCCCGGGCCGCACCTTCATGATGGGGCTGCCCTACATCCTCGGCGACAAGGACCCGCAGGACCCAGTCGGCGGCTGGGACAAGACCTGGGCTTATCTGCAGGAGCTTGGCCAGTACATCGAGTACTATCCGGCCGGCACTGGCGCGACGATGAAGGAGTTCGGCGACGGCTCGCGCGACATCATCATCTCGACCACTGGCTGGGACATCAATCCGCGGGCGCTCGGCATCGTGCCGAAGGAAGCCAAGATCCAGACGCTGAAGGGCTTCCACTGGGTCTCGGACGCCTTCTTCATGTGCGTGCCCAAGGGCCTGCCCAATGACCGGCTCGCCGTGGTGCTCGACATCATGGCGCATGTGCTGACGCCGAAGATGCAGGCCTATTCCTATGACGAGGGCTATCTTTATCCGGGCCCGGCGGTGAAGAACGTGCCGCTCTCGCTGGCGCCGGAGGCGAGCCAGAAGGTCATCGCCGAATTCGGCCGACCGGAATATGCCGACCTGATCGCCAACAACCCGATCGAGCTGCCGCTGAAGCCCGACAAGATGGTCGTCGCCTTCAGGAAGTGGGACGAGCTGGTGGGGGCGAAGCGGGCGAAGTGAGGCAAGTCGTCATTCTCGGGCGGCGCATCGCGCCGACCCGAGAACCTCAGGACGAGAGGGCGCCAATGGGAGGCTCTTCCGGCATGAGATGCTCGGGTCAAGCCCGAGCATGACGTCGAGATAGATGCCAGCGATTGACTCCACCGCCACCATGCGCTTTTCATCGCCGCAGAGCGCATGGGGCGCCACCAGTCCGCGGCAAGGGAGCCTGCTCCCACCCATATCTGAGCGACGACATCGCATCATCGCTTTCTTCCGGCCTGTCGAGCGGACATCAGGCTTTCCTCGGAAGGAAGACCCATGTCTGATCCCACCCGCGAACTCACGTCCCGTTCGACCCTCGAGACCATCCGCCGCCAGGCCAAGCGCTGGCTGAAAGAGATCGAGGCCGGCGATGGCGAAGCGATCGCCCGTTTCCGCAAGCTGATCCCGAACCATGCCGGCGCGGCCAAGCTGCGCGAGGTCCAGTATGCGCTCGCCCGCGACTATGGGCTGGCGAACTGGGCGGCGCTGAAGCAGGAGCTCGCCGCGCGCGAGGCTGCGGCGCGCGGCCATGCCGCGCTCGTCGCGCTGTTCCTGGAGAAATCGGCGCTGCGCTACGGCGTCAGGCCCGGCACGCAAAGCTGGGGCGAGTACGAGGCCGACCGCCCGGCGCGCGGCGCGCTGGCGCAGCACCTGCTCGAACGCCATCCGGAGATCGCCGGCGACAGCATCCACACCGCCGTCGCTGCGCACGATCTCGAAGCCGTTCGTGCCTTCCTCGGCAGGGATGGGGCGCTCGCTGACAAGCCGAGCGATTTCGACGGCTGGACACCTCTGGTTCGTCTCGCCTTCAGCCGCCTGCCGAACGAGGCGCTGTCACGCAACGCCGTCGCGATCGCGCAGCTCCTGCTCGACCATGACGCCGACCCGAACGCTCTGTTCAGCGACGGCAGCAACCACTTCACCCCTTTGACCGGCGTCATCGGCGGCGGCGAGGGCAACCAGCCACCGCATCCGCAGGCCAAAGCGCTGGCGCGGCTGCTGATCGCCTGCGGCGCCGATCCGCTCAACGGCCAGGCGCTCTACAACTCGTCGCTCGGTGCCGACGATGTCTCCTGGCTCGACCTGCTCTGGAGCGAGACGGAGAAGCGCGGGGAGGGCGCGCGCTGGCACGAGCCCGTGCGCGAATTGCCTGCGCCGCCGCTCGACTATCTGCTCGGCAACGCCGTGCCGCGCCAGCCGAAACGTGCCGCCTGGCTCCTCGCCCATGGCGCCCGGGCCCAGACGGTCAACGCCTATTCGAAGCAGAGCCTGGTCAAACAGGCCATGCTCGATGGCCGGAGCGATCTCGTTCGCCTGCTGGTCGAGAATGGCGCGAGCCCGGTCGAACTCGGCGGACAGGAAGCGTTCACCGCGGCGGTCGCGCGTGGCGACGAGACCGAGGCGCGCCGGCTGCTCGACGGTAATCCGGATTTCCGGCTCGCCCCGGCTCCGCTGCTCGTCGCGATCCGGCAAGGCAAGCCGGAGATCGCGACGCTGGCGCTGCGTCTTGGCGTCTCGCCGGATGCAGGGACCCGCGACGGCGTCCGCGCCTTGCACGAGGCGGCGGGCAGTGATGCGATCGAGATCGTCGCGCTGCTAGTCGATGCGGGTGCCGAGATTGATCCGATCGAGCGTCGCTATGGCTCGACCCCGCTCGGCTGGGCCCGCCATCAGGGTGCAAGCGCCGCGCAGATCTATCTCGCCTCGCGCAGCCGCGACATCGAAGCCCTGTGCGAGGCCGGCGAGATCGAGCGGCTGGAGATTCTGTTCGCCAGGGAGCCGGCGCTCGCCAATGCGCCCGCCCGCTCGGGCGAGCCGCCGCTGTTCTGCCTGCCGGACGACGACACCAGCGCCTGCGATCTCGTCGAATTCCTGCTGGCGGCAGGGGCCGACCCGGCTGCGCGGAACAAGCAGGAACTGACGCCCGCGCAGGCGGCGCGCAAGCGAGGCCTGCTGGATGCCGCTACGCTGCTGGAAGCGGCTCTCCAGCCGGTAGGCTGACTAGGCCGCCTCCAGCCCGAACTGGAGTGCGGCGAGGCGCGCATAGAGCCCGCCCTTGGCGACGAGGGCGGCATGCGTGCCTTCCTCGACCACCCGCCCGTCCTCCATCACCAGGATACGATCGGCGGAGAGGATGGTGGCGAGCCGGTGGGCGACGACCAGCGTGGTCCGCCCCTGCATCAGCCGGTCGAGCGCGTCCTGCACGGCGCGCTCGCTTTCCGAATCGAGCGCCGAGGTCGCCTCGTCGAGCAGCAGGATCGGCGCGTCCTTCAGCACGGCGCGCGCAATGGCAAGCCGCTGGCGCTGGCCGCCTGATAAAGTGACGCCGCGCTCGCCGATGACGGTGTCGTAACCATCGGGCAAAGCGCGGATGAAGCCGTCGGCGGCGGCGAGCTGCGCGGCTTCCTCGATTTGTGCGCGGGTCGCGCCGGGACGGCCATAGGCGATGTTGTCGGCGACCGAGACGCCGAACACGGTCGGCTCTTGCGGCACCAGCGCAAAGCGGCTGCGCCACTCGGTCGGATCGGCCTCCGGCCCGGCGACGCCGTCGACAACGACGCGGCCGGCGAAGGGGTCGTAGAAGCGCAGCGCCAATTGCAGCACCGTGCTCTTGCCGGCGCCGGATGGGCCAACCAGCGCGACCCGCTCGCCCGGCTTGATCGTGAGGTCGAGATCGGCGAGCGCGAGGTTGCTGCGGCCGGGATAGCGGAACGAGACGCCGTCGAAGGCGAGGGCGCCGACCGGCGGTGTGGGCAATGCCTTGGGATGGGGCGGGGCTGAAATCGCCGGCTTGGTCGCGAGGATCTCGCCGAGCCGTCCGGCAGCGCCGGCTGCAGCCGAGATGTCGCCATAGACTTCCGAGAGCTGGCCGAGCGAGCTCGCCGCCAGCACGGCGTAGAGCACGAACTGCGACAGGCGCCCGCCGCTCATCCGTCCGGCGAAGACCTCGGTCGCGCCCACCCAGAGCACCAGCACGACGCTGGCCGAGACCAGGAAGATCGCGATGCCGGAGAGCCAGGCGCGCGAGGCCGTTGCATCGCGCGAGGCGGCATAGGCGCCGTCCGATGCGCCCTGGAAGCGCTGCGTCGTCTCGCGCTCGGCGCCGAAGGATTGCATCGTCCGGATCGCGCCGATCGCCTCGGCGGCGAAGGCAGAGGCGTCGGCGAGCCGGTCCTGCGCGGCGCGGGCGCGCTTGCGCACGCTGCGACCGGAGAAGACCAGCGGCAGCACGATCAGCGGGATCGCTCCGATGACGATCGCCGAGAGCTGCGGGCTGGTGAAAATCATCATCGCCAGCGCGCCGAGGAACATGATCCCGTTGCGCAGCGCGATCGAGGCGGTCGAGGCGAAGGTCGACTTGATCTGCGTGGTGTCGGCGGTCAGGCGCGAGACCAGATCGCCGGCCCGGCTGGCATCAAAGAAGGCCGGCTCGAGCCGGGTCAGGTGCCGGAAGACGTCGGCGCGCAGCTCCGAGACGACGCGCTCGCCGACCGTCATCACAAGATAGAATCGGGCCGAGCTCGCCAGCGCCAGGATAGCGACGACCCCGATCAGGATTGCGAAATAGGAATTCGCCAGCTGCTGCTCGCCACCGGAGAAGCCGACATCGATGACGCGTCTCACCGCCATGGGCAGTGCCAGCGTCGCCACCGAGGCGACGATCAGCGCGACGAGCGCGATGGCGATCCGTTGCTTCTGCGCCAGCGCGTAGGGCCAGAACGAGCGCAGCGCGCTGAAATCCGGCCGCGCCTTTTGGTCTTCCTTGGTCTCGTTCGCCACGCTTACCTATCCCGAAAAGCTTGCACCGTCGCTGCGGCTGCGCTATGGGCACCCGACTTCACGACAGGCTCATACGAATTGTTCGAAGAGCCGGCGATGTGCGCCGAGTTCCGGCCACCCGCTTTTCGACAATTGAGGATTTCGCCATGAAGACCGGCATTCATCCCGACTACCACACCATCAAGGTCGTCATGACCGATGGCACCGAATACTTCACCCGTTCGACGCTGGGCAAGGAGGGCGACACCCTCAACCTCGACATCGACCCGAAGACCCACCCGGCCTGGACCGGCGGCACCCAGCATATGCTGGACCGTGGCGGCCGCGTCTCGCGCTTCAACTCGCGTTTCGGCGCGCTGGGCGCCCTCGGCAAGAAGTAATCCGCGTTTTCGCAGCCCTTTCGGGCTTGCGACCGCAACAGGAAAGCCCGGCCTCGCGGCCGGGCTTTTTGCGTGGATGGCGACGATCGGCCGCGGCCCGTTCCTCCATCATTCCGGCTTGGCGGTACGGCGCGGGCAAATCCACCGCGGCGCAATGCACTCCAAGACGGTCCGTAGGCCGCTTCAGGCGAATTGACTCAGCTTGAGCCGGCAGCCTATCGAACGCGCGACCTTTTTCACAAGTTCGCTGCTCGCCCCCGGCCAGCTCCGGCGCGCGAGTCTCGTTCCCGCCTCGCCGGAGAGACTTCATGACGACGCCCGCGATCGACCGCGCTTTGCACGAGCGGCTCGCCAACGCCATCCGCTCCCTCACCATGGATGGCGTCGAGCAGGCGAAGTCCGGCCATCCTGGCCTGCCGATGGGCGCGGCCGATGTCGCGACCGTGCTGTTCACCCGCATCCTGAAATATGATGCGGCCGAGCCGCGCTGGCCCGACCGCGATCGCTTCGTGCTCTCGGCCGGCCATGGCTCGATGCTGATCTACGCGCTGCTCTATCTCACCGGCACGCCGGGCCTGGAGCTCGACGACCTCAAGAAGTTCCGCCAGCTCGAATCGAAGACGCCGGGCCATCCCGAGAACTTCATGACCCCCGGCGTCGAGACCACGACCGGCCCGCTCGGCCAGGGGCTCGCCACCGCCGTCGGCATGGCGATGGCCGAGCGCATGCTCGCCGCCGAGTTCGGCAAGAAGCTGGTTGACCACAAGACCTATGTGCTCGCCTCCGACGGCGACCTGATGGAGGGCATCAGCCAGGAGGCGATCGCGCTCGCCGGCCATCAGAAGCTGAACAAGCTGATCGTGCTCTGGGACGACAATGGCATCTCGATCGACGGGCCGCTCTCCATCTCCGACTCGGTCGACCAGCTCGCCCGCTTCAAGGCCTGCGGCTGGAAGGCCGAGCGCGTCGACGGGCATGATCCCGATGCGATCGAGGCGGCAATCCGCCGCGCCCAGAAGTCGAACAAGCCGACCCTGATCGCCTGCAAGACCGTGATCGGCTTCGGCGCGCCGAAGAAGGCCGGCACCTCCAAGGCGCATGGCGAGCCGCTCGGCGCCGAGGAACTCGCCGCTGCCAAGAAGGCACTCGGCATCACCGGCGGGCCGTTCGAGGTTGCCGCCGATGTGCTCAAGGCCTGGCGCGGCTTTGGCGCGACCGGCTTCGCCGAGCGCAAGGCCTGGAACGCGCGCCTTGCGGCGACCTCCGGGCGCAACCGCGGCGAGTTCGAGCGTCGCCTCGCCCACACCGTGCCGGCCAAGCTCGCCAAGACGCTGGTCGCCCACAAGAAGGCGCTGGCCGCGAGCCCTGTCACGGTCGCGACCCGCAAGGCGTCCGAACTGGCACTGGATGTGATCGTGCCGGTAATGCCGGAGCTGGTCTCGGGCTCGGCCGACCTGACGCCCTCCAACAACACCCGCGCCAAGGGCTTCGAGGACTTCACGCCGAAGACCCCCAAGGGCCGCTATGTTCGCTATGGCATCCGTGAGCACGGCATGGCCGCGGCGATGAACGGCATCACGCTGCATGGCGGCTTCCGCACCGCCGGAGGCACCTTCCTGGTCTTCGCCGATTATGCCCGCCCGTCGATGCGGCTCGCCGCGCTGATGGGGCTGCCGGTGGTCTATGTCATGACCCATGATTCGATCGGCCTCGGTGAGGACGGCCCGACCCACCAGCCGATCGAGCAGATCGCTTCGCTGCGGGCGATGCCGAACATGCGTGTGCTGCGCCCGGCCGATGCGATCGAGACGGCGGAGGCCTGGCAGATCGCGCTGGAGCGCACCGATGGACCGACCGTGCTGGCGCTCTCGCGCCAGAACCTGACGCCGGTCCGCACCGACGGCACGGCGACCAATCGCTCGGCCAAGGGCGCCTATGAGCTTTTGGCAGCCGAAGGCGGCAAGGCGCAGGTTTCGCTCTTCGCCTCGGGCTCCGAGGTCGAGATCGCGGTCGCTGCCCGCAAGCTGTTGGCCGAGAAGGGCATTCGCGCCCGCGTCGTCTCGGTGCCCTCGCTCGAAGCGCTGCTGGAGCAGGACGAGGCGACCAAGGCTGCGATCATCGGCGAGGCGCCGATCAAGATCGCGGTCGAGGCGGCCGTGCGCTTCGGCTGGGATGGCGTGATCGGCGCCGATGGCGGCTTCGTCGGCATGTCCTCCTTCGGGGCGAGCGCGCCCTACAAGGAGGTCTACAAGCATTTCGGCATCACGCCGGAGGCGGTGGCCGAGGCGGCGATCAAGCGTCACAATGGCTGAGCTTCCTTGAAATTTTTAAGGCCTGCCCTTGCGTTCCGCCATGGTTTGGCCGATTTGCCCGCGTGAATGACGCCGGCTCTGCTGGCGAATGGCGAAGGAGAGGATTGAGATGACGGTCAAGGTGGCGATCAACGGCTTCGGTCGTATCGGACGCAACGTGCTGCGCGCGATCATCGAGTCGAAGCGCAAGGACATCGAGGTCGTGGCGATCAACGATCTCGGCCCGGTCGAGACCAACGCCCATCTCTTCCGCTTCGACTCCGTGCATGGCCGCTTTCCCGGCACGGTTACCGTCTCCGGCGACACGATCGATGTCGGCCGCGGCCCGATCAAGGTGACCGCGATCCGCGATCCCAAGGACCTGCCGCACAAGGCGCTCGGCGTCGACATCGCGCTGGAATGCACCGGCATCTTCACCACCCGCGACAAGGCGGCGGCCCATCTCGCGGCTGGCGCCAAGCGCGTGCTGGTCTCGGCCCCTTGCGACGGCGCCGACCTGACGGTCGTCTTCGGCGTCAACAACGAGGCCCTGACCAAGGACCACATCGTCGTCTCGAACGCCTCCTGCACCACCAACTGCCTGGCCCCGGTGGTCAGGGTGCTGCATGACGCCGTCGGCATCGACAAGGGCTTCATGACCACGATCCATGCCTATACCGGCGACCAGCCGACGCTGGATACGATGCACAAGGATCTCTATCGTGGCCGCGCCGCGGCGATGTCGATGATTCCGACCTCGACCGGCGCCGCCAAGGCGATCGGCCTCGTCATTCCCGAACTCAAGGGCCGGCTCGACGGCACCTCGATCCGCGTGCCGACGCCGAACGTCTCGGTCGTCGACTTCAAGTTCATCGCGAAGCGCAAGACCACGGTCGAGAAGATCAATGAGGCCATCATCAAGGCGAGCAAGCGCGGCGCGCTGAAGGGCATCCTTGCCGTCACCGACCAGCCCAACGTCTCGATCGACTTTAACCATGATCCGGCCTCGTCGACCTTTGCGCTCGACCAGACCAAGGTCATGGACGAGAAGTTCGTCCGCATCCTCACCTGGTACGACAATGAGTGGGGCTTCTCGAATCGCATGAGCGACACTGCTGTCGCCATGGCGAAGCTGATCTGACCCACACTCCTGCTGCGGCCGCACCTGCCGGGTGCGGCCGCGTCAACACCGCCGAGGAACGGACCGCGCAATGAACAAGATCGAGCCGACCGTCGTCGCGTCAACCACGCCTGCCGAGGCCGTCATCGTGCCGCCCGCCCCAAGCATGGCCGAGATTGCCGCATCGCGCGTTGCCGAGGCGAAGCCGGCTGAGCCGCTCGCGGCCAGCGACCCGCGCAAGCTCGACCAGCTCTCCCGGATCGAGGACAAGGCAGCGCGGATCGAAGAGAAGTTCGCGCGCTACGAGGCGGTGCTGACCCGCGCCGAGGCCTCGCTCGATCGCAGCGCCCAGAAGGTCGAGCTCGCCGCCGGCACCATGGACTTCGCCGGCCTGCGCGAGGAACTCTCGGCGCTGCGCCAGCGCGTCAGCGCGACGCCGCGCTTCGGGGCTCTGCTGCTCACCGGCATCGTCACGGCGATCCTGACCGTCATCCTGACGGTGATCGTGCTGAAGAGCGGCGTTCCCGGCGTGTTGCCACCGATCCTGCCGCGATGAGCTTCCGCCCGACCGCCGAACTCGCGGGCGGGCGCAATGTCCGCTGGCGGGCACTGGAAGGCGACGGGCTCGAACATCTCACACTCCGGACAGATGCGAACGGTTTTCGCGCCGAGGCCGCGCTGATCGGCGAGCGCGAAGGACGGCGCTTCGGCGCGACCTATCGGATCGACTGCGATCCTGATTTCATGGTCCGCGCTTTCGAGATAACGACGACCGATGGCCGTGGTCTCGCCATGACGCGGCGCGACGGCGCCTGGCACGACAGCGCGCGCGGCCATCTGCCGGCCTTCGACGGCTGCATCGATATCGACCTCTCCGCTACGCCCTTCACCAACACGCTGCCGATCCGCCGCTGCTCCTGGCAGCCGGGCCAGCAGCGGCGCATCGCCATGCTGTTCGTGCCCTTCGACAGCTTCGAGCCCTTCGTCACCGAGCAGGTCTACACCTGCCTTGCACCGAGGCTCTTCCGGTTCGAGACGGCCGATGGCAGTTTCACCGCCGAGCTTCCGGTCGACGAGGATGGCCTCGTCATGGATTATCCCAGCCTGTTTCAACGCCTGTAAGAGAGCCCTCCATGCCCGCTTTCCGCACCCTCGACGACGCCGATCTCGCCGGCAAGCGCGTCCTCGTCCGTGTCGATCTCAACGTGCCGATGGAGGAAGGCAGGGTCAGCGATACCACTCGCATCGACCGCATCCTGCCGACGATCCGCGAGATCGCGCAGAAGGGCGGCAAGGTCATCCTGCTGGCGCATTTCGGCCGGCCGAAGGGCCGCGACGAGAAGAACAGCCTGCGGCAGGTCGTGCCGGCGCTGGCCCATGCGCTCGGCCAGCCGGTTATCTTCGTTGGCGACTGCATCGGCACGGAGGCGCCGAAGGCGATCGCCGCCGCCAAGAACGGCGAGATCCTGCTGCTCGAGAATACCCGCTTCCACGCTGGCGACGAGGCGAACGACCCTGAATTCGTCAAGGCGCTCGCCGCCAATGGCGACCTCTATGTCAACGACGCCTTCTCGGCCGCCCACCGCGCCCATGCCTCAACGGAAGGGTTGGCGCATCTGCTGCCGGCCTATGCCGGGCGCACCATGCAGGCTGAGCTTGAGGCGCTTTCGGCCGGTCTCGACAATCCGGCACGGCCGGTGATGGCGATCGTCGGCGGTGCCAAGGTCTCGACCAAGCTCGAGCTGCTCGGCAACCTCGTCAAGAAGGTCGACGTGCTCGCCATCGGCGGCGGCATGGCCAATACCTTCCTCGCCGCGCGCGGCATCAATGTCGGCAAGTCGCTCTGCGAGCACGATCTCGCCGCTACCGCCCGCGAGATCGAGGAAAAGGCCAGGGCTGCCGGCTGCGAGATCATTCTGCCGGTCGATGCGCTGGTGGCGCGCGAGTTCAGGGCCAACCCCGGCCATCGCGTCGTCTCGATCAACGAGGTCGGGCCGGATGAGATGATCCTCGATGCCGGCCCGCTCAGCATCGCCGAGGTCGTGCTCAAGCTCAACACCGTGAAGACCGTGGTCTGGAACGGGCCGTTCGGCGCCTTCGAGCTGCCGCCCTTCGACACGGCGACGGTCGCGGTGGCGCAGGCGGTGGCGGAGCGTGTCCGCGACGGCAGGCTCGTGGCGGTCGCCGGTGGCGGCGACACGGTCGCGGCGATGAACCATGCCGGTGTTGCCGAGGACCTGACCTACGTCTCGACTGCGGGTGGCGCCTTCCTCGAATGGATGGAAGGCAAGGCCCTGCCGGGCGTCGAGGCGCTGCGGAAGGGGTGAGCAGAGCCGCAGCTTACAGTTGCAGAGTGCAATGTTTATGCTATGTTCTCGTGCATGAGCGAGAACGTGCAGAGCGCGATGTACGAGATCCTGAAGTTCATTCAGGCGAAGCTCGTCGAGCACGACAAGCGCTTCGACTCTGTCGAGAAGCGCTTTGATGAGTTAGGCGATCTCGTGCGCAAGCAGCGCAGGGATACGGCCGGGCTAC is drawn from Bosea sp. Tri-49 and contains these coding sequences:
- a CDS encoding glucosamine-6-phosphate deaminase, with protein sequence MIDIRITPDKNELGRQAAALGAETIRAAIARHGEATIIVATGASQFEMLQNLVAAEGIDWSKVTAFHLDEYVGLPESHPASFRGYLKERFLAPLAVKPAFVPVNGEGDPTAETKRLNALIAGRRIDLCFAGFGENCHLAFNDPPADFETNEPYIVVTLDEACRNQQFGEGWFESLKAVPEQAISMSIRQILKSELIILSVPDTRKAQAVKDALEGEITPLHPASILQRHPNTVLFLDPPAASLLKKG
- a CDS encoding N-acetylglucosamine-6-phosphate deacetylase, with translation MPVSPGLVDLQINGFAGVDFNDPAITAADLDRALEAMLATGVTHCLPTIITAHPHELIERFWALDEAVAGSRLGPLMCPGYHLEGPFLNPAPGYHGCHPPQAMTAARPELIAEVERGLSRPILMVTLAAEREGAVALTKVLADAGKIVAIGHSAADFDQVSAAADAGLSLSTHLGNGLPQTLHKLANPIFAQLAEDRLMAGFIADGIHVHPRALAALIRAKGFERSILVTDAVVAAAAPVGRYHFAGMAVDRMPDGSVRQEAGLLAGSALCLDEAVRNVVAWCIATPEQAFAMAGSHALAAIRPALETHGIALAEGEVEWSDDLFVRRVRLADQERRYDA
- a CDS encoding ABC transporter substrate-binding protein; the protein is MTKHLHGIDRRTVLGGLGALAAGGPALAASPPLPTSPVVISVMDVGGALALMQKAFEDYRAANPKLVSRIAFVKAPAPELASKLKAQQDAGKVDLDLILTGSDGLAAGLDQKLWQKILPDFADKFPNIEANYEPAALNLHKVQGDGFGVVVNYYPSGPLLEYMPDRVKSPPTTAEELLAWAKANPNKFMYARPTNSGPGRTFMMGLPYILGDKDPQDPVGGWDKTWAYLQELGQYIEYYPAGTGATMKEFGDGSRDIIISTTGWDINPRALGIVPKEAKIQTLKGFHWVSDAFFMCVPKGLPNDRLAVVLDIMAHVLTPKMQAYSYDEGYLYPGPAVKNVPLSLAPEASQKVIAEFGRPEYADLIANNPIELPLKPDKMVVAFRKWDELVGAKRAK
- a CDS encoding ankyrin repeat domain-containing protein — its product is MSDPTRELTSRSTLETIRRQAKRWLKEIEAGDGEAIARFRKLIPNHAGAAKLREVQYALARDYGLANWAALKQELAAREAAARGHAALVALFLEKSALRYGVRPGTQSWGEYEADRPARGALAQHLLERHPEIAGDSIHTAVAAHDLEAVRAFLGRDGALADKPSDFDGWTPLVRLAFSRLPNEALSRNAVAIAQLLLDHDADPNALFSDGSNHFTPLTGVIGGGEGNQPPHPQAKALARLLIACGADPLNGQALYNSSLGADDVSWLDLLWSETEKRGEGARWHEPVRELPAPPLDYLLGNAVPRQPKRAAWLLAHGARAQTVNAYSKQSLVKQAMLDGRSDLVRLLVENGASPVELGGQEAFTAAVARGDETEARRLLDGNPDFRLAPAPLLVAIRQGKPEIATLALRLGVSPDAGTRDGVRALHEAAGSDAIEIVALLVDAGAEIDPIERRYGSTPLGWARHQGASAAQIYLASRSRDIEALCEAGEIERLEILFAREPALANAPARSGEPPLFCLPDDDTSACDLVEFLLAAGADPAARNKQELTPAQAARKRGLLDAATLLEAALQPVG
- a CDS encoding ABC transporter transmembrane domain-containing protein encodes the protein MANETKEDQKARPDFSALRSFWPYALAQKQRIAIALVALIVASVATLALPMAVRRVIDVGFSGGEQQLANSYFAILIGVVAILALASSARFYLVMTVGERVVSELRADVFRHLTRLEPAFFDASRAGDLVSRLTADTTQIKSTFASTASIALRNGIMFLGALAMMIFTSPQLSAIVIGAIPLIVLPLVFSGRSVRKRARAAQDRLADASAFAAEAIGAIRTMQSFGAERETTQRFQGASDGAYAASRDATASRAWLSGIAIFLVSASVVLVLWVGATEVFAGRMSGGRLSQFVLYAVLAASSLGQLSEVYGDISAAAGAAGRLGEILATKPAISAPPHPKALPTPPVGALAFDGVSFRYPGRSNLALADLDLTIKPGERVALVGPSGAGKSTVLQLALRFYDPFAGRVVVDGVAGPEADPTEWRSRFALVPQEPTVFGVSVADNIAYGRPGATRAQIEEAAQLAAADGFIRALPDGYDTVIGERGVTLSGGQRQRLAIARAVLKDAPILLLDEATSALDSESERAVQDALDRLMQGRTTLVVAHRLATILSADRILVMEDGRVVEEGTHAALVAKGGLYARLAALQFGLEAA